One Peromyscus leucopus breed LL Stock chromosome 20, UCI_PerLeu_2.1, whole genome shotgun sequence genomic region harbors:
- the Maf1 gene encoding repressor of RNA polymerase III transcription MAF1 homolog, producing the protein MKLLENSSFEAINSQLTVETGDAHIIGRIESYSCKMAGDDKHMFKQFCQEGQPHVLEALSPPQTSGLSPSRLSKSQGGEDESPLSDKCSRKTLFYLIATLNESFRPDYDFSTARSHEFSREPSLSWVVNAVNCSLFSAVREDFKALKPQLWNAVDEEICLAECDIYSYNPDLDSDPFGEDGSLWSFNYFFYNKRLKRIVFFSCRSISGSTYTPSEAGNALDLELGAEEVDEESGGGGNEGRAEETSTMEEDRVPVICM; encoded by the exons ATGAAGCTACTGGAGAACTCCAGCTTTGAGGCCATCAACTCTCAGTTGACAGTGGAGACTGGAGACGCCCATATTATCGGCAG GATTGAAAGCTACTCATGTAAGATGGCAGGAGACGATAAACACATGTTCAAGCAGTTCTGCCAGGAGGGCCAGCCCCATGTGTTGGAGGCACTGTCCCCGCCTCAGACTTCAGGCCTCAGTCCCAGCAG ACTGAGCAAGAGCCAAGGTGGTGAGGACGAAAGCCCGCTAAGTGACAAGTGCAGCCGCAAGACCCTCTTCTACCTGATCGCCACACTCAACGAGTCCTTCCGGCCAGACTATGACTTCAGCACAGCCAGGAGTCATGAGTTCAGCCGGGAGCCCAGCCTCAGCTGG GTGGTTAACGCAGTCAACTGCAGCCTGTTCTCAGCTGTTCGGGAAGACTTCAAGGCCCTGAAGCCACAGCTGTGGAATGCAGTGGATGAGGAAATCTGCTTAGCCGAATGTGACATCTACAG CTATAACCCAGATCTGGATTCAGACCCCTTTGGGGAAGATGGAAGCCTCTGGTCattcaattatttcttttacaaCAAGCGTCTTAAGCGAATTGTCTTCTTTAGCTGCCGCTCCATCAG TGGTTCCACGTACACACCCTCAGAGGCAGGCAATGCACTGGACTTGGAACTGGGAGCAGAAGAGGTTGATGaagagagtggaggaggaggcaatgagggcagggcagaggagacCAGCACCATGGAGGAAGACAG GGTTCCAGTGATCTGTATGTGA
- the LOC114694169 gene encoding cytochrome c1, heme protein, mitochondrial, giving the protein MAAAAASLRRSVLGPRGVGLPGASAPGLLGGARSRQLPLRTPQAVSLSSKSGLSRGRKVMLSALGMLAAGGAGLAVALHSAVSASDLELHPPSYPWSHRGLLSSLDHTSIRRGFQVYKQVCSSCHSMEYVAYRHLVGVCYTEEEAKAMAEEVEFQDGPNEDGEMFMRPGKLSDYLPKPYPNPEAARAANNGALPPDLSYIVRARHGGEDYVFSLLTGYCEPPTGVSLREGLYFNPYFPGQAIGMAPPIYNEVLEYDDGTPATMSQVAKDVATFLRWASEPEHDHRKRMGLKMLLMMGMLLPLTYAMKRHKWSVLKSRKLAYRPPK; this is encoded by the exons atggcggcagcggcggctTCGCTTCGCCGGTCGGTGCTGGGCCCGCGGGGCGTAGGGCTTCCGGGCGCAAGTGCTCCGGGCCTGCTGGGGGGTGCGCGGTCCCGGCAGCTTCCATTGCGGACACCGCAG GCAGTGTCCTTGTCCTCGAAGTCTGGCCTTTCCCGGGGCCGGAAGGTGATGCTGTCAGCGTTGGGCATGCTGGCGGCAGGGGGTGCAGGGCTAGCTGTGGCTCTGCATTCTGCTGTGAGTGCCAGTGACCTGGAGCTGCACCCCCCCAGCTACCCATGGTCTCACCGTGGCCTCCTCTCCTCCTTGGACCACACCAG CATCCGAAGGGGTTTCCAGGTATACAAGCAGGTGTGCTCTTCCTGCCACAGCATGGAATATGTGGCTTACCGCCACCTGGTGGGAGTGTGCTACACGGAGGAAGAAGCGAAGGCGATGGCTGAGGAG gtggagttccaggatgGCCCTAATGAGGATGGAGAGATGTTCATGAGGCCAGGGAAGCTGTCTGACTATCTTCCAAAACCATACCCCAACCCTGAGGCTGCCAGAGCTGCTAACAATGGAGCCTTACCCCCAGACCTCAGCTACATCGTGCGAGCTAG GCATGGTGGTGAGGACTATGTATTCTCCTTGCTAACTGGCTACTGTGAACCCCCCACTGGGGTGTCATTGCGAGAAGGCCTCTACTTCAACCCTTACTTTCCTGGCCAGGCCATTGGCATGGCTCCTCCCATCTACAACGAAGTCTTGGAGTATGATGATG GCACCCCAGCTACCATGTCTCAAGTAGCCAAGGATGTTGCCACCTTCCTTCGATGGGCATCGGAGCCGGAACATGACCATCGGAAACGCATGGGGCTCAAG ATGTTGTTGATGATGGGCATGCTGCTGCCCCTGACCTATGCCATGAAACGACATAAGTGGTCAGTCTTGAAGAGTCGAAAGCTGGCATATCGACCGCCCAAGTGA
- the Gpaa1 gene encoding glycosylphosphatidylinositol anchor attachment 1 protein, translating to MGLLSDPVRRRALARFVLRLNTPLCVLSYVAGIAWFLALAFPPLTQRTYMSENAMGSTMVEEQFVGGERARNFARDFAAHRRKSGALPVAWLEKSMRSVGLEVYTQSFSRKLPFPDETHERYMVSGTNVYGILRAPRAASTESLVLTVPCGPDSTNSQAVGLLLALAAHFRGQIYWAKDIIFLVTEHDLLGTEAWLEAYHDINVTGIQSSPLQGRAGAIQAAVALELSSDVVTSLDVTVEGLNGQLPNLDLLNLFQTFCQKGGLLCTLQGKLQPQDWTSLEGPLQGLQTLLLMVLRQASGRPHGPHGLFLRYRVEALTLRGINSFRQYKYDLMAVGKALEGMFRKLNHLLERLHQSFFFYLLPALSRFVSIGLYMPAAGFLLLVLGLKALELWMQLHEAGVSPEEAGKAPGPGSPTLATQGVGLASLMAPLLISQAMGLALYALPVLGQHIAAQHFPVAEAEAVVLTLLAIYVAGLALPHNTHRVVSSQVPDRGWMALKLVALIYLALQLGCIALTNFSLGFLLAATMVPAAALTKPHGPRPLYAALLVVTSPAVTLLGSLFLWRGLQEVPLSLAEGWQLFLTALAQGVLEHYTYGALLFPILALGLYPCWLLFWNVLFWK from the exons ATGGGTCTCCTGTCGGACCCGGTGCGCCGGCGCGCGCTCGCCCGCTTCGTCCTGCGCCTCAACACTCCGCTCTG CGTGCTGAGCTACGTGGCCGGCATCGCCTGGTTTTTAGCGCTGGCTTTCCCGCCGCTAACCCAGCGCACTTACATGTCGGAGAATGCCATGGGCTCCACCATGGTGGAGGAGCAGTTTGTAGGTGGAGAGCGCGCCCGGAACTTTGCCCGGGACTTCGCTGCCCACCGTAGGAAGTCAGG GGCTCTGCCAGTGGCCTGGCTGGAGAAGTCGATGCGATCCGTAGGGCTAGAGGTCTACACTCAGAGCTTCTCCCGCAAACTGCCCTTCCCGGATGAGACCCACGAGCGCTAT ATGGTGTCAGGTACCAATGTGTATGGCATCCTCCGGGCACCACGTGCTGCCAGCACCGAGTCCCTGGTACTTACTGTACCCTGTGGTCCAGACTCTACAAATAGCCAGGCCGTGGGGCTGCTGTTGGCACTCGCTGCCCATTTCCGAG GGCAGATTTACTGGGCCAAAGATATAATCTTCCTGGTAACAGAGCATGATCTTCTGGGCACTGAGGCTTGGCTTGAAGCCTACCATGACATTAATGTTACAG GCATACAGTCGTCTCCCCTGCAGGGAAGGGCTGGAGCCATTCAGGCAGCTGTGGCCCTGGAGCTGAGCAGTGATGTGGTCACCAGCCTTGATGTGACTGTGGAGGGACTCAATGGTCAGCTGCCCAACCTTGATCTGCTCAACCTCTTCCAGACCTTCTGCCAGAAAGGGGGGCTGTTATGTACACTCCAGGGCAAG CTGCAGCCCCAGGACTGGACATCACTGGAAGGGCCACTGCAGGGTCTGCAGACGCTGCTCCTCATGGTCCTGCGGCAGGCCTCGGGCCGGCCCCACGGCCCCCATGGCCTTTTCCTGCGGTACCGAGTGGAGGCCCTAACCCTCCGTGGCATCAATAGCTTCCGCCAGTACAAGTATGACTTGATGGCGGTGGGCAA GGCTCTGGAGGGCATGTTCCGCAAACTCAACCACCTCCTGGAGCGCCTACACCAGTCCTTCTTCTTCTACCTGCTGCCAGCCCTCTCCCGCTTTGTCTCCATTGGCCTCTACATGCCGGCCGCTGGCTTCCTGCTCCTGGTCCTCGGACTCAAG GCCCTGGAGCTGTGGATGCAGTTACATGAGGCTGGAGTGAGCCCCGAAGAGGCTGGGAAGGCGCCTGGCCCTGGGTCTCCAACTTTGGCAACACAG GGCGTGGGCCTGGCCTCCCTTATGGCACCCCTACTGATCTCTCAGGCCATGGGTTTGGCCCTCTATGCCCTGCCTGTGCTGGGCCAACATATAGCTGCTCAGCATTTCCCAGTGGCTGAAGCTGAGGCCGTCGTGTTGACACTGCTAGCAATCTATGTGGCTGGCCTCGCTCTTCCCCACAACACCCACCG AGTGGTCAGCTCACAGGTCCCAGACCGAGGCTGGATGGCGCTGAAGCTGGTGGCCCTGATCTACCTAGCCCTACAGCTGGGTTGCATTGCTCTCACTAATTTCTCCCTGGGTTTCCTGCTGGCGGCCACCATGGTCCCTGCTGCTGCACTCACCAAGCCCCATGGACCCCG GCCCCTGTATGCTGCCCTGCTGGTGGTGACAAGTCCAGCAGTCACACTCCTCGGTAGCCTGTTCCTGTGGCGGGGTCTGCAGGAGGTCCCGCTGTCTCTAGCAGAGGGCTGGCAGCTCTTCCTGACAGCGTTGGCTCAGGGCGTGCTGGAACACTACACCTATGGAGCCCTCCTCTTCCCGATACTGGCCTTGGGTCTGTACCCCTGCTGGCTgcttttctggaatgttctcttcTGGAAGTAA
- the Exosc4 gene encoding exosome complex component RRP41: protein MAGLELLSDQGYRVDGRRAGELRKIQARMGVFAQADGSAYIEQGNTKALAVVYGPHEIRGSRSRALPDRALVNCQYSSATFSTGERKRRPHGDRKSCEMGLQLRQTFEAAILTQLHPRSQIDIYVQVLQADGGTYAACVNAATLAVMDAGIPMRDFVCACSAGFVDGTALADLSHVEEAAGGPQLALALLPASGQIALLEMDSRLHEDHLEQVLEAAAQAARDVHTLLDRVVRQHVQEASVLLGD, encoded by the exons ATGGCCGGGCTGGAGCTCCTGTCGGATCAGGGTTACCGGGTAGACGGTCGGCGCGCGGGGGAGCTGCGCAAGATCCAAGCGCGTATGGGTGTGTTTGCGCAGGCCGACGGCTCGGCGTACATCGAGCAGGGCAACACCAAGGCGTTGGCGGTGGTCTACGGGCCTCACGAG ATCCGGGGCTCCCGGTCTCGCGCCTTGCCTGACCGGGCCCTAGTGAACTGTCAGTATAGTTCGGCGACCTTCAGCACAGGTGAGCGCAAGAGAAGGCCTCACGGGGACCGTAAGTCCTGTGAGATGGGGCTCCAACTACGCCAGACCTTCGAGGCAGCCATCCTCACGCAGCTGCACCCACGATCTCAGATCGACATCTATGTGCAG GTGCTGCAGGCAGATGGTGGAACCTATGCAGCATGTGTGAATGCAGCCACGCTGGCCGTGATGGACGCTGGGATACCCATGCGGGACTTTGTCTGTGCGTGTTCAGCTGGCTTTGTGGATGGCACAGCACTGGCGGACCTCAGCCATGTGGAGGAAGCAGCTGGAGGGCCCCAGCTAGCCCTGGCCCTGCTGCCAGCCTCAGGCCAGATTGCATTGCTTGAGATGGATTCAAGGCTGCACGAAGACCACTTGGAGCAGGTGCTAGAGGCCGCTGCCCAGGCAGCCCGAGATGTGCACACTCTGCTGGACCGTGTAGTCCGGCAGCATGTGCAGGAGGCTTCTGTCTTACTGGGGGACTGA
- the Sharpin gene encoding sharpin isoform X1, whose product MAPPAGGAAPAAEPSSAVLLAVQAAVRPLGAGHDAEAQLRRLQLSADPERPGRFRLGLLGTGPGAVTFEWPLESVCYTVRGPHQHELQPPPGGPGTFSVHFLNPQEAQQWAALVRDAAAEGHNGNGSPAPSPEMCPISPPCSSVAQIPKASQPEVDLPPSSGNLKQEELATRLSQAIADGDEKEAAHVAAILAQHHVALNVQLMEAWFPPGPIRLQVTVEDATSMLSAASSAHVSLQIHPHCSIAALQEQVFSEFGFPPAVQRWVIGRCLCVPERSLASYGVAQDGDPAFLYLLSAPREASGHGPQHSKMDGKLGCLFPQSLEQPHTLQPASSSLPTPPQPGWSCPSCTFINASNRPGCEMCSTQRPCAWDPLTTAST is encoded by the exons ATGGCGCCGCCCGCCGGCGGGGCCGCCCCGGCTGCAGAACCTAGTTCTGCGGTGCTCCTGGCAGTGCAAGCCGCGGTGAGACCTCTGGGCGCCGGGCACGACGCCGAGGCGCAGCTACGGAGGCTGCAGTTGAGCGCCGACCCTGAGCGGCCTGGGCGCTTCCGGCTGGGGCTGTTGGGCACCGGGCCAGGGGCG GTCACTTTTGAATGGCccttggagtctgtttgctaTACAGTCCGTGGACCTCACCAACACGAGCTGCAGCCTCCACCGGGAGGGCCTGGAACCTTCAGTGTGCACTTCCTCAACCCTCAAGAAGCACAGCAGTGGGCAGCACTGGTGCGAGATGCCGCCGCGGAGGGACACAATG GCAATGGCAGCCCAGCCCCAAGCCCAGAAATGTGCCCCATTTCTCCACCATGTTCTTCTGTGGCTCAAATACCTAAAGCATCCCAACCTGAGGTGGATCTTCCTCCAAGTTCTGGAAATTTAAAACAAG AAGAGCTGGCTACACGCCTGTCCCAGGCCATTGCAGATGGGGATGAGAAAGAAGCAGCCCATGTGGCAGCCATCTTGGCACAGCATCATGTGGCTCTCAATGTCCAGCTCATGGAGGCCTGGTTCCCACCAGGTCCTATCAG GCTGCAAGTCACAGTTGAAGATGCCACATCCATGTTGTCCGCTGCATCATCTGCCCATGTCTCGCTGCAGATCCACCCACACTGCTCCATTGCAGCCCTCCAGGAACAG GTGTTCTCAGAATTCGGTTTCCCACCAGCTGTGCAGCGCTGGGTCATTGGGCGGTGCCTATGTGTACCTGAACGAAGCCTTGCTTCCTATGGGGTCGCTCAAGATGGGGACCCTGCTTTTCTCTACTTGCTCTCCGCCCCTCGAGAAGCTTCAG GCCATGGCCCTCAACACTCCAAGATGGATGGGAAATTAGGATGCTTGTTTCCTCAGTCACTGGAGCAGCCTCATACCCTCCAGCCGGCCAGTTCCAGTCTCCCAACCCCCCCTCAG CCTGGCTGGTCTTGCCCTTCCTGCACCTTCATCAATGCCTCAAACCGCCCTGGCTGTGAGATGTGTAGCACCCAAAGGCCCTGTGCTTGGGATCCCCTTACTACAGCCTCCACCTAG
- the Sharpin gene encoding sharpin isoform X2 — protein sequence MAPPAGGAAPAAEPSSAVLLAVQAAVTFEWPLESVCYTVRGPHQHELQPPPGGPGTFSVHFLNPQEAQQWAALVRDAAAEGHNGNGSPAPSPEMCPISPPCSSVAQIPKASQPEVDLPPSSGNLKQEELATRLSQAIADGDEKEAAHVAAILAQHHVALNVQLMEAWFPPGPIRLQVTVEDATSMLSAASSAHVSLQIHPHCSIAALQEQVFSEFGFPPAVQRWVIGRCLCVPERSLASYGVAQDGDPAFLYLLSAPREASGHGPQHSKMDGKLGCLFPQSLEQPHTLQPASSSLPTPPQPGWSCPSCTFINASNRPGCEMCSTQRPCAWDPLTTAST from the exons ATGGCGCCGCCCGCCGGCGGGGCCGCCCCGGCTGCAGAACCTAGTTCTGCGGTGCTCCTGGCAGTGCAAGCCGCG GTCACTTTTGAATGGCccttggagtctgtttgctaTACAGTCCGTGGACCTCACCAACACGAGCTGCAGCCTCCACCGGGAGGGCCTGGAACCTTCAGTGTGCACTTCCTCAACCCTCAAGAAGCACAGCAGTGGGCAGCACTGGTGCGAGATGCCGCCGCGGAGGGACACAATG GCAATGGCAGCCCAGCCCCAAGCCCAGAAATGTGCCCCATTTCTCCACCATGTTCTTCTGTGGCTCAAATACCTAAAGCATCCCAACCTGAGGTGGATCTTCCTCCAAGTTCTGGAAATTTAAAACAAG AAGAGCTGGCTACACGCCTGTCCCAGGCCATTGCAGATGGGGATGAGAAAGAAGCAGCCCATGTGGCAGCCATCTTGGCACAGCATCATGTGGCTCTCAATGTCCAGCTCATGGAGGCCTGGTTCCCACCAGGTCCTATCAG GCTGCAAGTCACAGTTGAAGATGCCACATCCATGTTGTCCGCTGCATCATCTGCCCATGTCTCGCTGCAGATCCACCCACACTGCTCCATTGCAGCCCTCCAGGAACAG GTGTTCTCAGAATTCGGTTTCCCACCAGCTGTGCAGCGCTGGGTCATTGGGCGGTGCCTATGTGTACCTGAACGAAGCCTTGCTTCCTATGGGGTCGCTCAAGATGGGGACCCTGCTTTTCTCTACTTGCTCTCCGCCCCTCGAGAAGCTTCAG GCCATGGCCCTCAACACTCCAAGATGGATGGGAAATTAGGATGCTTGTTTCCTCAGTCACTGGAGCAGCCTCATACCCTCCAGCCGGCCAGTTCCAGTCTCCCAACCCCCCCTCAG CCTGGCTGGTCTTGCCCTTCCTGCACCTTCATCAATGCCTCAAACCGCCCTGGCTGTGAGATGTGTAGCACCCAAAGGCCCTGTGCTTGGGATCCCCTTACTACAGCCTCCACCTAG